The Candidatus Neomarinimicrobiota bacterium genomic sequence ATCCCGCCGATGGTGTTGGGTATAATTGGATGATGGATTTGGATGACTTAGAAGACGAAAAAAGAATGATGTTTGAGATATTTAGGCAAGAATACAGGTATGAATTCATCAGAATCATCGTTGATCGAGTGTTGAGTGAGGATGTGGACTCCGATCTGAATCGATTTGGGATTTTGGACAACGGCAAGGAAGCGGTCTGGGCCATACCACGTGACTTTGCCCTCATGTTCAAGACCCATATCGGGCCCACGGAGGACGAGGCGTCCGTGACCTACCTGCGCCCGGAGACGGCCCAGGGCATTTTCGTGAACTTCCTCAACGTGCAGAGCACGGCCCGGGCCAAGCTGCCCTTCGGCATCGCCCAGATGGGCAAGGCCTTCCGCAACGAGATCACCACCGGCAATTTCCTCTTCCGCACCCGGGAGTTTGAGCAGATGGAGCTGGAGTACTTCGTCCGGCCCGACGAGACCACCAAGTGGCTGGAGTACTGGGCGGACCTGCGCCTGAACTGGTACCTGGCCCTGGGTGTCACGCCGTCCAAATTGCGTCTGCGGCCCCACAGCGCCGAGGAACTGGCCCACTATTCAAAAGCCTGCTACGACGTGGAGTACCAGTTCCCCTTCATGCAGCAGGCCGACGGCTCACCGGGCTGGGGGGAGCTGGAGGGCATCGCCGACCGGGGCACCTACGACCTCTCCCGGCACCAGGAGTTCAGCGGCAAGAAGCTGGCCTTCTTCGACCCCGAGCTGAACCAGTCGGTCCTGCCCGCCGTGGTGGAGACCTCCGCCGGGGTGGACCGCACCGTCCTCACCCTGCTGGCGGACGCCTACCACGAGGAGGAAGTCAAGGGCGAGCAGCGGGTGGTGCTGCGGCTGGCGCCCGCCCTGGCGCCCATCACCGTGGCGGTATTCCCGCTGGTGAACAAGGACGGCATGCCGGAGCTGGCCCGGAAGCTGGTGGACGACCTGCGGGGCGACTTCGCCGCCTTCTATGACGCCGGGGGCTCCATCGGCCGGAGGTATCGACGGCAGGATGAAGCGGGCACCCCCTTCGGCGTCACCATCGACGGGCAGACCACCGAGGACCAGACCGTGACAGTGCGGGAGCGGGACAGCATGG encodes the following:
- a CDS encoding glycine--tRNA ligase, which codes for MGNQPSLMDKLTSLAKRRGFVFQSSEIYGGLGSTWDYGPLGVELKRNVKNRWWRDMVTAREDVVGMDAAILMHPKVWEASGHVEQFHDLMVENKLTNRRHRLDHLLEQQTDGVIDELAKVFVPLIKRGDLDRSVQEAYPADGVGYNWMMDLDDLEDEKRMMFEIFRQEYRYEFIRIIVDRVLSEDVDSDLNRFGILDNGKEAVWAIPRDFALMFKTHIGPTEDEASVTYLRPETAQGIFVNFLNVQSTARAKLPFGIAQMGKAFRNEITTGNFLFRTREFEQMELEYFVRPDETTKWLEYWADLRLNWYLALGVTPSKLRLRPHSAEELAHYSKACYDVEYQFPFMQQADGSPGWGELEGIADRGTYDLSRHQEFSGKKLAFFDPELNQSVLPAVVETSAGVDRTVLTLLADAYHEEEVKGEQRVVLRLAPALAPITVAVFPLVNKDGMPELARKLVDDLRGDFAAFYDAGGSIGRRYRRQDEAGTPFGVTIDGQTTEDQTVTVRERDSMAQERVALEQVAEYVRNKMT